gtggtggtggattaCTTGGAGGGGGTGGAGGCGATTTGTTGGGTGGTTGCGGATtgtttggtggtggtggtggtcttAGAAAAATAGGGGGTAGTATCAATGTAATAGCACTATTAGGTATAGTACTAGTAGGTGGCTTGAGTTGCTCATGATGTTCTTCAGCAAGACATGAAGTGATGAGAACCACCACTCCCATCAATAGCACAAGAAATTTTAAGTAACTCATCTTTGAGCTTATGAAGTTACAAAGATCATATGGAGCATCCTTTTATAGTGGTATGGGTGATTGGTAattgtatttataattttgcTAAATAGGGTGGGTGGTGATTGTTATAGATTAGAGGTCCATGCAACATTAATTGAGATCATAAGTTGGAGAATTTGGGCAGTTGCTTGTTTGATATATGCTAGAGAACGTTCAAAATGTAATGCatattggttttttctttatttatttatttatttatagtataAGTGATATTATAAACTACAGGAGAATGAAATTTCTCTCACATACACACAAATACGATGTAggatttaaatagaaaaacttaTACTCTTATCATTGAGCTATGAAGTAGCAGATATTAAATCTTACTCGTGTCAAAAGAGTTTAGGCTAATTGCCCACTCTGAAAATGAATGAGAATGAGGAGAGATAAAATTGTCATAAAAGGACAGAACAAAATAATACATAAgttttctaaaaataataatacataattttttaacaaaaataccAACGGgcatccttttttcttcttctttggtttGGTCCTCCCGTTCTATTCACGGCAATACCACTGAGGTGATTGAGAAGTAGGCATTGACAATAATACATAAATTTAAAGTCTAAACTCCAAGCTTAGCTTAGGGTTAAGTATCCAATATTAAAGTTTATGTCTTCCCTTGTGCTGCTGGTAGTATTCATCCACTCTTCAAAATATAGGAAGTAGAGTTGGGGGTTTGGCATGatgaggtggtggtggtggtctcACTATAGGGTTTGTGTGGTCATCAAAACCCTtttaatttccaccaaaaCCCTGAGATTGACTTTGTtggaaaatttaatattaactAATATTGGTTTTTCTatttgaatggaaattaataaaatttattggGTTAAAGACATGACTCTTGGGTTAAAGACATCTTCACATGAGGGGTGACAACTCTTCAGACCAAGGGATGCATTGTTTCCCTTTTCAGATTGAGATACATTTTTAGAAAAGGTATTTCATCATCTATAAATAGAGCAATCCTCCTGCAGTTTTATTCATTCAGGTTAATTCTCTACATACAGACTTTCATATATAGAAAGCATTATAGTTTTCATAAAGAGAGGTTCCTGCATAATTTGGTTCAAAGTTCCTTGTGAATTGCAGTGCTTCTTTCACAAGGAGGGGAGTCGTTGTATCCTGGAAGGCGAACGCTAGTGAACCACAAGCACCGTTGTGGGGCGTAATTCGTCTTAAGGTCAAAGTGTCCAACACTTGCCTCGACTCAATCAAGGTTCTTCTAATTCAATTCTCCTTTTGTAAAAATCTGTTTTATGTGCagtgtttattttgtttatttatagcAATTTAGCACTCATATTTCCAACGGACTTGACTGCCCTTCAAAAAGAAGATTTCTCTGCAATCCATGTGATATTTGTGTGGTGAACTAACTCTTAGTCGAGTAgtatttattttcctaataCAAAAAGATGCGTCGAATTGAAACCCTGTTCCTCTTAATTTCCCCCTCAAACAGTTTGAGGGTAAAGTTAGTCTTATGATATTATGACTGTAGAGAGCTAGAACAAGGCAAAACATTTTGTATATCTTTTCCTGTTTCTGGGTTTTAGGTTTGAGCCTTCCTTTTTGGTTCGTTAGGCTCTTggtttccttttattttttggcagGCCGATGGATTTGAATGTTATAGACCCAAAAAGATATTGTAAGGTTTCACATTATACATTTTCCGATAGGAATTTTATGATCTAAAATTGAgggattgttttgttttgttttgatacTGTTGGTCGTAGGTATTTTTATGGTTGGAGCCCTTCTGTTGTTCTTTGGGCTTaagtttatttacttattttggGCTATTTATGACTTTTTGGGTCCCTTTCAATTGAAGGGTCACTCTCAAATAGAACATATTATTGCTGGAAATAGTTTTGCTcgtgaaaaataaagaaattcggTTTGCTGGAAATAGCCATTGACAATAATACATTTTAAAGTCTTAAACTCTAAACTTAGCTTCGGTTAAATATTCCATTAATGGCAGAATGTTAAGGCTAAAAGTGTAGGAATGCCAGCCAAAGGGTATTATTAACTGCGTCCAAAAAGCATACTAATATCTTCTTTATACGTCTGTGAGTCATTAGTGAATCTTAATTGGTATCATGCTTTATGCATGGTTACTTACTTTGATATTCAAGGAGTAgaagaaataaatttattgTGGTGTGGTAATTTAAAtcatgaatatatatatatatagcttccGTTGAGCGATTccttaaataagtttatttgagatACACCTTTGTAGGGCCCACCATATATTGCAATTCATTAATCCCAATTATctctaaaaaaaatcacttgaatccgatatcatttgatcactcaattaaattattgaaattttaataatttcttgacgcaccgtgttcattgattttgtaggacacaattagATGTCTAAATGGTTTCTGATTTATGTAATTTTTGCAAAGATGATGTATAAATGAAGATTTCAAAAATAGATTTGGattgttagaaaaatattcGTAGGATACCCTAAAGGTTCTacttgaaataaaattatttgaggaatcTCTCAATAGAAGGATTGAAACACCTGATTTGCACTATCTCTGGAGCAAGACTATTGCAACTTGTTAATTCAAATTCAACAGATTTACGCTATATACATAATTGTAATCGTAATCATAtgattcaaacttgaaacccCATTCAACTAAGTGAATACAGCTACCCATAAAATCATAAACTAGTTGATAccataattatttaatataaacaaattttgaATCCGTATTTTCTGTTTAGTACCGTGCCTTTATGCTGCTTTGTTCATAAACTTGTAGTCTGCTAGTGATGAAAATGTTTGAGATTAAATTTATTGAAGATTTCCTGATTTTGCTAGTTCTGTTTGCCAACCGATTCTAATTCTTTGTATGTTCTGAAACCTTTGTTCAACATGGTATAATTTAGAATATAAgcttaaattttatgaataaaacttactcactTGGgaaataattgttttttaaacaaaGAGAATCTGAACATATGCTCCCTCGGATACAAAGCAAATTAGAACACCAACTTGTCCAAACATAATGATGATGACATGAGCATTGGTTACAAACACTAATAATTAGTTTATGGTCATTAATTTGGATGAATATGTGGTGTTGAGTTTGGGGTGTGGGGTTGTCTTGTAGTATGGGGGCAGCTTCTAATTATATATGGAGCTGGagtgaatttaatatatatctTTCCCTGTGCTGGTAGGATTCAGGACTCTTAGGAGGTAGAGTTGGGGGTTTGGCATGATGAGGTTGTGGTCTCACAATGGGAGGTGAAGAActtggtgttttttttatataaatataatataattctaaattaatctaatttatgGAGAAGGGAATTTGAGCTTCACTGCAGGAGGGGCCGGCTTACTACCACAGCCAATTGGCTTACATCTGTAAAGAACTTATTGATTTGACAGGTGGCATGGCCTCTCTACTATGAGAAAAACTTATATGGAACGGGAATATCACGGGTTTCCTATTCCTGACCAATCACGCTATGCcaagtgaaaaaattatcacgCGTGGCATAGCATGATTGATAGaggatagcaaaacagtgcTATACCCATTGCACATAagcaaggtctaaaatattgaGAAAATATTGGACTCGTTCAAggttaaagaaaaatttaaaaaccttagcctctctctctctctctccctccttgCTGACAACCAACCATTCTTAAGCTAGGGGAGGTGTCCATTGCCGCTCCTCCCCTATGCCCATCTTCTCTATTCCTATCCTCTCTCCCATCTTTTTCCATTCCTCTCATCCTCTTTCCCCCTCTTTCCACTTTCCTTGGGGCTCTTGCTGGCCCTTATCTCCCAttcctcttctcctctctAGATCTACTTAGATCTTGGGCTTTTGGCCTTGATTTATTTGGATCTAGgtatgtttgtgtgtttttttttgtttggctaTTTTTGCACTGTTCTAGGTGGCTGGTGTTGTCTCTGTCTTGGTGGCTAcatgtaacatcccacatcgacttACGGAGATGGGATGATGTGAGTTATATGTACATGCtcacctccatctagcacgaggccttttgggagctcaatggcttcggagtcatggcaactccaaagttaagcaaGTTTGGGCTAGAGTAATatcaggatgggtgacccattgggaagttgctcataagttcccagaaacaaaaatcGTAAGGGcagggggcccaaagcggacaatatcgtgctacggccgAGCCAATCAAGGATGTGACACTGCAACAGTAGTGATGCTGGATTGGGTCTCTCTTCAGGAGAGTTGGGATACTTGGTGGCTAACgttttgtctttgtttcaACGATCGTGGCAGCATCGACGGTGGTTGTAGTTGTTGGCATGTGGTGGTGTGCCCTCTGAGGGGTTTCGTCTTCTGTTTTAGCATATGTTTTGCTgtcattttccattgttttgTTGCTCATTTGCAGCTTGTCTCTACTCTGTGCAGCCCaaagacctatgtttggtcATAGGAGTTCTTTTGTCATGTTCTGAGTTGAGTTGGAGTGCTTTTAAGAGGCCTCtcttattataattttatgcTCTTCAACTGTGTGCTTTCTTGGGTTTCTGTcatttgtgtgtttttgtAGTTCGTAGGCAGTCAAATGACTATGAGTTTATCTCATAAAAGGCTTCTTTTGACAATTGGGATGCGATGTGGTTCTCTTTATGAGTCTACTGTGTTAgtgtttaattgatttttttttttctattcttGTAATGGTCTTTTGTGGTTCGGGTCTTAGTCCTTGGCATGGGTGGTATTCTTTCCTATCCTGGGGTTTGTCTAAAGTGGTTTTCCTAATAAGGTTTTAATGGGGCTATTGTATTCATGCTAGCCTTTGTATGCCTTTTTGGCTTATTAATGAAATCTTCTTCTATAAAaaaaggtctaaaatatcaagGGTTTAGGAAATATCGGAGGTCCAAAAATACGGAAATATCGGaaaattatcgatatcgaaaaaaattgaataaaaaccactgaaattgtaagaaaattttgattcaAACTTTAGAGGTTGTTTATTttgtcaattatctattattttgatttatttaagttgattatatagcgagctaacaaacactgtgagtgcagaaaatatgtagtaattaatgaaaaaagattaaatgcccataatcatttattcataatgatttactataatattttacactttatatattgcatggtaagatgtATGAGTGACTTaataccacatagagttcctatgagattcaaattttcattgtcttcatcgtctctatgtgtagagtacGTGTACTatgaagagtagtcatcaaatgataaatttccaaaatagctttgcatgtaattgttaacatgtcACCAATAAAGACCCAAGATTGGTTGACGTTGCTCATaagcaaaatcatttgaagattGGGCATCAGATTCTTTTCATGAGCCGCTTGATTCTATCCCAAAAGGCATGGGATACGAAGGGTAAAGAAAGAGTTGGTTTTGCATATAAAAAAGTCATTAGCAGTGTGGGGGATAAGGCATTGGAGGAAGAATTGAAGTGGCACGGGTTCGAATCCCCATGCTTACACGCGTACAAgccttttcaaatttttttttctattccATGTCCATATTACATTATTATCACTATTATCACGATATTTTGATCAAATGTTGATGTTAATTGAAGGATATTATTTGTGTCGAAATTTTCCCGAAATTTTcacgatattatcgatatttataTGATAAGTACACAGATCTGTTCCAAAATATCTCCCTgtcgaaaaaagaaaatatcctTAATATTTCaacgatattatcgatatttcagTCCTTGCACACAATTAAGTTTCTCTTCTACTATAGCACAATCTCCAAACAATAGCACAAGCGACTTTGAGAAACTTTTGAAAGCAATTTTCCATCAAAATCTTGATATTGATTTGATTGCCCTCCACAAGAAAACATTCTATGTAACCAATATGACACGTGTGATCATATTGCCCTTAATCTATTagtactttttttcttcttctgaaaacaagaagaggtttcaaatttaaatccctttttcgttaattttttttaaaaaatgatgtTGGTGTAGTGCCTATTAAAGATGGCTTGGCAGTAAAGTTAGTCTAATGAGATTCTAAGATATAGATGGATTGTTTAGTTCAAGGTTTAGGAGTTTAGTAATGGCATTTCCATATTTGGCAAATGCATTCTTTAGAATGTTATACCTAACTCATTAGTATGAAAATCTAATGTAGAGAGAATTTCATACCTTTAGTGCTCCTTGGGAAACTCTTCGTCTAGTCTATTGACCCTTAAAATAGGGTCTAGTCCAGTGGAAAAGAGCATTGACTTGCAGGTCAGTTGTCTCATGTTTGAATATAGATGGCACTTTAGTAGTGTGGATGTGAGAAACCCTTTTGTAGGACttagactatcgcttatattaaaataatactaataaaaactgaaaaactttTCATTCATAATACTGCACAAACCACACATAGGAAAGCGAGAAAATGGATTTACCTAATTCTCACTTCCCAGCGTTCCCAATGATGGGAATGAACGTCCGTCATTCCCATCTTGTAGGATTAGACATGGAAATTTCATTCGCATGAAATCTGCAAACCAAACGGGCCAGAGAGTTGGAACAATGCAAAgattttgtttatcttttggTTGGGCCAATAAGTTTCTGGGCCGTTAGATTTCGGCCTCCCTGTTTTGTTTGCAACCCAGCGGAGGTTGGAGcccttttcttgttctttggGCTTAGTTATATTGCCTTGTTCTTTGGGCTATTTCTAAATTATTTGGGTTGTGCCTCTTTCTGCGTTTGACGTCGtttaatgtttaatttgtttgatttttgagTTGGAGCTGGTTGGGTCCTTCTCATTTGAAGGTAGGGTCAGTCTCAAATGGAAAATATTATTGCTCGatgtgaaaaataaagaaattcggTTTTGTGGGCTTATGGCCTAAATTAATTGAGGAATAATGCCATTCAAAAGACTGAATTAACATGACCCACATTTTTCCATCCTAGAAAATTTGTTCCTTAAGCAGATCATGGCCACTGATGAAGTAAAGAAGAAAGGGATGCTTAAAAAGAGatgtacaaatatatatatatatatatatatatatatatatatataaaatgagCTAAGAATTAATGGAATTTTGTAAAATTGAGATTACTGAATTACTTGAAAAAGGAATAATCCGTAAGAGTAAGTCATCCTGGTCTTGTCCTGCTTTTTATGTTCAGAAAAATGCTGAATTAGAATGCGGAGTCCCAAGATTAGTCAAACCAAGTGGCTGGTTTAGGTTTACTGAGTCAAAAGAGTCTTTGAGCACATCTTCAGGAAAGTCACTCCAGTTGAATTATGAGATTCCTAAAGCCCATgtctgtcaaaataaaatctgTTTTAAGACCTCTTTTGTCTTAGTTAAGAACATTACTGATGAAGTCATCTTAGGTTTACCTTTTATTGCTCTTTTATATCCTTTCCAGGTAGAGCATGATGGAGTCATTTCCACCTGTTTAGGAGAAAAGGTTAAGTTTGAATTCCTGAGTAAACCAGAGTTacataatttaaaagaattacaaaagaaTGCAGTCACTAAAACAGTCAGAGTCATTCAAAATGAAGATAAGCAACTAAAATTCCTCCAGGACgaagttaaataaaaaagaattgagCAACAGCTTAGTTATGAGTCTTTACAGTCACAAATTCGAcagtttgaagaaaaattaaaacaagaagTTTGTTCTGAGTTGCCCAATGCCTTTTGGCATAGGAAACAGCATGTAGTCAGCCTTCCTTATGTCAAATCCtttagtgaaaaaaatatcCCCACTAAAGCCAGACCAATTCAAATGAGCCAagaattaatgaaattttgtaaaaCTGAGATTACTGAATTACTTGAAAAAGGAATAATCCGTAAGAGTAAGTCACCTTGGTCTTGTCCTGCTTTCTATGTCCAGAAAAATGCTGAATTAGAACGCGAAGTCCCAAGATTAGTCATTAATTACAAACCGCTTAATACTATTTTAGAATGGATTAGATATCCAATCCCCAATAAAAGAGATTTAATTAATCGTTTAGAGAAGTCAGTCATCTTTtctaaatttgatatgaagaGTGGATTTTGGCAAATCCAAATTTGTGAGTCTGATAGATATAAAACTGCTTTCGTTACCCCATTTGGTCATTATGAGTGGAATGTTATGCCATTTGGTCTTAAAAATGCACCCAGTGAgtttcaaaatataatgaatgagaTTTTTATTCCATTCAATCACTTTTCCATAGTCTATATTGATGATGTACCTATATTTTCTGAGTCAATAGAACAACACTAGAAAAATTTGCATAAGTTCTTACAAATAGTCAAACAAATGGATTAGTCGTATCTGCTAAGAAAATTAAGTTATTCCAAACTAATGTGAGATTTCTTGGGTTTAATATCTGTCAGTCACAGATTAGCCCCATAGATCAAGTTATCCAATTTGCTGATAAATTTCCTGATCAAATCCTAGACAAAAGTCAACTCCAGAGATTTCTAGGATCTCTAAATTATGTTTCTGATTTCTATAAGAATTTGAGAAAACAATATAAGCCTTTATTTGATCATGTATGGAGACGTCTTATGATAAGAGGCAACTGGAAGATTAGACGGAGCAATATCTTGGAAGGGATCATGACTGGATATTAGGGCAGACTGAAAACTGGGGCGAACTTGGCCGACTGTGGCTCCTAGGTTGGCAAATTTGTTTCTAATTTGAATGGGAGAACATCCCGGAAAGGGATGATCTGAGCAGGTGACTCTTGTTTGGCTTGACTCAATGATGGAGGGAGGACTCGGAGTGACTGGGGTTGACTAGACTGACCAACTTGACTCTTTTgcttgtctttttcttttcttctttctgccATTGTTTTCCATGCAGGAATTCTCTAGTAAGAAAATCAGTGacagaatatatatatatatatatatatatggagttTGAGTTGAGGGATCTcttaaataagcttatttgagagacaccTTGTAGGGTACACTCTTtgttgtatttcactaattctaaccatctattttttagatattcattcaaagatcatctctacaaaaaatcatttgaatccgatatcatttgacaattcaattgaaatattgaaattttagtactttcttgaagcactgtgttaattaattttgtatgacacaattgAATATTGAAATAGTTTCCGAtttgtccaatttttttttttcaaggatgatctataATTGTAGGCTTAagaaatagatggtttggatcgttgaaaaacaATTCGCAGGGgaccctatatatataaagagagcttccattgagggatccctcataTAATCTTATTTAGGAGACACCTTTGTAGGGCTCACTCCACATTGTATTTTACTAATCTAAACcgtttattttttagataatTATTCAAAGATCacctctacaaaaaatcacttgaatccgatatcatttaaccattcaattgagttattgaaattttagtactttcttaaaCTACCatgttgattgattttgaagaACATAATTGAATTTCGGTTTCTATTtgtcaaaaaatatatatatattgaactACTTTTTGTTGCCATTGTCTGCTGCTAgattcacacacacatatatatgcTCTTCCATTGATGAAGCTGGCATTATATTTATAGTGAATTTCGTGATGTGGATTATTGTGTTTGCGGACCAATCATTCTCTGTATGTTGTGAAAGCTTTGTTTATCATGGTGGGTTTTGTCATTTAAAAACATATACAATATCAACCAACCAATTTTACAATATCATAAAACACAAGTAATAGTATTACTGCAGTTGGAAATTGATattgcatacatatataaagcAAGAAACAACATGCTCAATCAGCCACAAGTGAAGAAACAACTTGCTGATACATAACCACATGACatgaaaatttcattcaaataaCTAGTAATTATAATGTGGAGTCACACTAGAAGCTGCTGTAAAATGAGTTGGTGTCCAGAACTCTTATTTCTAGCAAGCAACTGGCTCTCTCTCATTTATTCTAACTCACTAGTTGAGATGGACAGGTGGAGTTCAGGGGTTCTGGGGTGGATTGTAGTATGGGGGAGGCTTCTTCTTATATGGAGTTGGAGGAGGAGGTTTCTTCCCTTCTGGCTTTTGTGGGGGTAGAGGAGCCTTGATTGGAGGAGGGTGTTTAGGGTAACTAGGTGTGGGTGGTTTCACAACAGGAGGGAGAGTTGGTGTCTTAGGATAAGGTGGTGGAAGTGGCTTGGTCACCGGCGTAGGTGGCGGTGAATGTACAATAGGAGGCTGAGTGCTTGGTGGTTTGCCATAAGGTGAGGATGGTGGTGGCCTCACCACTCTAGGAGGCAGAGTTGGTGGTTTGGGTTTGGGCACTATTGGTGGTGATGGCTTGTTATAAACTGGGGGTGATGGCTTCTTGATGGGAGCTGGGGGCTTGTAAATAGCAGAAGGAGTTGGTGGTTTGGGTTTGGGCACTATTGGTGGTGATGGCTTCTTGATGGGAGCTGGGGGAGCTGGGGGCTTGTAAATAGGAGAAGGAGTTGGTGGTTTGGGTTTGGGCACTATTGGTGGTGATGGCTTCTTGATGGGAGCTGGGGGCTTGTAAATAGGAGAAGGAGTGGGTGGCTTGGGTTTTTCATTGTACTCAGCTAGAGACGAAGTGATGAGAACCACCAGGCCAAACAATAGCACAAGCAACTTTGAGTAACTCATggtgtttgtgtttttgtgatGGTATAAGATCTAGACGGCATCGTTTGCTATTTATAGTGCTCTCAGGCCTGTGTCGGCAATACGTGTCAAAAGATCTTGGTCATTTTGTTTCATAGTTAACAGTCAAGGATTTTCAAATTCATGAGAAGAAAAGTACGattttttttggctgaataAAAGTTTAGAAGAGGGGAGGCTACACCATCTTAGAGTCGGGACATATCAAAGTTTTCTTGAGGACTTACATAGAGGTCTTAGctctttttttagtttttatagaTTACCCCTTAAGAGGGATTTTCGGCAACAGAACCCGAATATAAGCCTTGATAGCAAAGAGAATGATTCTTATCAACTCAACCAACTCTCGTTGACAGAGAAGTAAGATTTTCAATTGGTACGGATGATTGTTGATAGAGAATCTCAAGTGTAAATAGTAAATTCTCTTAATCATTTGAGCAACAAATTCTTTATAAATAATCTGACCAATTGATTATTGATTGCAATAATGGTAActgtaaataaaaattgagtAATATTTAATGGAAAATGACATGACAGTATTTTACTAGTTGAAAATAGTACCAACTTGTCGGTGTAGATAAAAACAAATGATTCAGTCTTCCAAAATGtggagatttgaatttgtgttCGTCTAGCATTaatcttttaaaaaagattgtggatttttttgtgaatttaAGTTAATTTGAGTCTACATTATGCGTTCCATGGTCTATATAATTTAGGCTGGTTTAATTTTCCACATTGAATGACTTTTGTATGTGGACTTTTCCCCCatctttctttattattttcctcTCCTCCGTTGTCGTTAGTTTTGTCACTTATCATCCTTGTGGTGTGAAGATAATTGGAAACGAGTGTTTCTATTCTCGTCTCCCAAGCTATGTTATTAAAATCTAACATGGTTTGCAAAGGATCCATTAGTGTAGTaatttggagtatttactttATCAGACAAGTTCTGGGTTCAAGTCGTAGTATCCGTATAGTGTGTGAGAGTTTAGCATGCTATCGCCCctctcaataaaaaatatcctAAAAAAATATCTAACATGGTTTGTGTTGGTATCAGGACTCTTCCAATGGGACTACTTAGGGAACTGAGGCCAAGCCATTGATATGTCAGCTTAGCGTTaatgaagaaataaatatatttgctAACCAAGGTGGTATGGGACTAGTGTGCAAGTAAATGGCTTCTTTACTGGGCTAGACTTTGTTAGCATTAggcattaaaatttaatatctCTTCCAACGGTGAAAAAAGATGTA
The window above is part of the Prunus dulcis chromosome 1, ALMONDv2, whole genome shotgun sequence genome. Proteins encoded here:
- the LOC117614356 gene encoding pollen-specific leucine-rich repeat extensin-like protein 3 isoform X2, which encodes MSYSKLLVLLFGLVVLITSSLAEYNEKPKPPTPSPIYKPPAPIKKPSPPIVPKPKPPTPSPIYKPPAPIKKPSPPVYNKPSPPIVPKPKPPTLPPRVVRPPPSSPYGKPPSTQPPIVHSPPPTPVTKPLPPPYPKTPTLPPVVKPPTPSYPKHPPPIKAPLPPQKPEGKKPPPPTPYKKKPPPYYNPPQNP
- the LOC117614356 gene encoding proline-rich extensin-like protein EPR1 isoform X1; translation: MSYSKLLVLLFGLVVLITSSLAEYNEKPKPPTPSPIYKPPAPIKKPSPPIVPKPKPPTPSPIYKPPAPPAPIKKPSPPIVPKPKPPTPSAIYKPPAPIKKPSPPVYNKPSPPIVPKPKPPTLPPRVVRPPPSSPYGKPPSTQPPIVHSPPPTPVTKPLPPPYPKTPTLPPVVKPPTPSYPKHPPPIKAPLPPQKPEGKKPPPPTPYKKKPPPYYNPPQNP